In a genomic window of Physeter macrocephalus isolate SW-GA chromosome 14, ASM283717v5, whole genome shotgun sequence:
- the INSM1 gene encoding insulinoma-associated protein 1, protein MPRGFLVKRSKKSTPVSYRVRGGEDGDRALLLSPGCGGARASPPAPSPGPGPLPPPPAERAHAALAAALACAPGPPPPPPGPRAAHFGNPEAAHPAPLYSPTRPVSREHEKHKYFERSFNLGSPVSAESFPTPAALLVGGGGGGGANGAGGGGTCGGDPLLFAPAELKMGTAFSAGAEAARGPGPGPPLPPAASLRPPGKRPAPPAAAAAAEPPAKVAKAPGAKKPKAIRKLHFEDEVTTSPVLGLKIKEGPVEAPRGRAGSAARPLGEFICQLCKEEYADPFALAQHKCSRIVRVEYRCPECAKVFSCPANLASHRRWHKPRPAPAAARASEPETAARAEVREATGGGSDRDTPSPGGVSESGSEDGLYECHHCAKKFRRQAYLRKHLLAHHQALQAKGAPPAPPAEDLLALYPGPDEKAPQEAAGDGEAAGVLGLSASAECHLCPVCGETFPSKGAQERHLRLLHAAQVFPCKYCPATFYSSPGLTRHINKCHPSENRQVILLQVPVRPAC, encoded by the coding sequence ATGCCCCGCGGCTTCCTGGTGAAGCGCAGCAAGAAGTCCACGCCCGTGTCCTACCGGGTCCGCGGCGGCGAGGACGGCGACCGCGCGCTGCTGCTCTCGCCGGGCTGCGGGGGCGCCCGCGCCTCGCCCCCGGCGCCGAGCCCCGGGCCGGGTCctctgccgccgccgcccgccgagCGCGCCCATGCGGCGCTCGCCGCCGCGCTCGCCTGCGCGCCGGGCCCGCCGCCACCCCCGCCGGGGCCGCGGGCCGCGCACTTCGGCAACCCCGAGGCCGCGCATCCCGCGCCGCTCTACAGCCCCACGCGGCCCGTGAGCCGCGAGCACGAGAAGCACAAATACTTCGAGCGCAGCTTCAACCTCGGCTCGCCCGTCTCGGCTGAGTCCTTCCCCACGCCCGCCGCGCTGCTCGttggaggcggcggcggcggcggggccaatggcgcgggcggcggcggcaccTGCGGCGGCGACCCGCTGCTCTTCGCGCCCGCCGAGCTCAAGATGGGCACGGCGTTCTCGGCGGGCGCCGAGGCGGCCCGCGGCCCGGGGCCCGGCCCCCCGCTACCCCCCGCCGCCTCCCTGCGGCCCCCAGGCAAGCgacccgcgccccccgccgccgccgccgccgccgagccgCCCGCCAAGGTAGCCAAGGCCCCAGGCGCCAAGAAGCCCAAAGCCATCCGCAAGCTGCACTTCGAGGACGAGGTGACCACGTCGCCCGTGCTGGGGCTCAAGATCAAGGAAGGCCCGGTGGAGGCGCCGCGGGGCCGCGCGGGGAGCGCGGCACGGCCGCTGGGCGAGTTCATCTGCCAGCTCTGCAAGGAGGAGTACGCCGACCCGTTTGCGCTGGCGCAGCACAAGTGCTCGCGCATCGTGCGCGTGGAGTACCGCTGCCCCGAGTGCGCCAAGGTCTTCAGCTGCCCGGCCAACCTGGCCTCGCACCGCCGCTGGCACAAACCGCGGCCTgcgcccgccgccgcccgcgcgtCCGAGCCCGAAACCGCTGCCAGGGCTGAGGTACGGGAGGCGACGGGCGGCGGCAGCGACCGCGACACGCCGAGCCCCGGCGGCGTGTCCGAGTCGGGCTCGGAGGACGGGCTCTACGAGTGCCACCACTGCGCCAAGAAGTTCCGCCGCCAGGCCTATCTGCGCAAGCACCTGCTGGCGCACCACCAGGCGCTGCAGGCCAAGGGCGCGCCGCCGGCGCCCCCCGCCGAGGACCTACTGGCCTTGTACCCCGGGCCCGACGAGAAGGCGCCCCAGGAGGCGGCCGGCGACGGCGAGGCGGCCGGCGTGCTGGGCCTGAGTGCGTCCGCCGAGTGCCACCTGTGCCCAGTGTGCGGGGAGACGTTCCCCAGCAAGGGCGCCCAGGAGCGCCACCTGCGCCTGCTGCACGCCGCCCAGGTGTTCCCCTGCAAGTACTGCCCGGCCACCTTCTACAGCTCGCCCGGCCTCACGCGGCACATCAACAAGTGCCACCCATCCGAGAACAGACAAGTGATCCTCCTGCAGGTGCCCGTGCGTCCGGCCTGCTAG